The sequence below is a genomic window from Acetobacter vaccinii.
TAAAGCGGGCAGGGCACGCTGTAGCCGTTTGTCGATCGCTGGAGGACGTGCTGTTCTTTCTGGAGAGCCATGATGTGCCTCTGAAAGGGATGGTGATGGCATGACTGGCTTACCTGCGCCCTTAACGCCTCCAGATTGCGACCTGCGTGGGTATGACTTCATGCCGTTTTACGGGATGAGGTATTTCCGATCTTCCAGCTATATGCAGGCCGCCGCGAAAAATCCGCGCGCTGGTATGGCCGCGATGAAACTATGGTGGGAAGCGTGGTCGCAAGTTCCGTGCGGGAGCTTGCCGGATGATGATATTGAACTTGGTATGCTGGCAGACTTCGGGACAGACCAAAAAGGCTGGGCCAAGGCAAAAGAAATTGCTCTACGTGGTTTTGTGAAATGCTCTGACGGTAGGCTCTATCATAAAGAGCTTTGCGAGATTGCGCTGGATAAATTCGACCTTCGCTTGAAGTCCGATGAAAAGCGCGAATCTGACCGTGAACGCCTTAAGGCATGGCGTGCGAAACAGAAAGACGGCGGGAAGCAAGCGAATATCGAAACACATCCTGAAACGCAGAACGAAACAAACGATGAAACAGTTTCTGAAACGCAGGATGAAACACGTTTCGTCGCAGGTAAGAGAGTAGAGAGTAGAGAGATAATATCCTCACTACGTTCGGATACCCCCTGTGGCCCCCCTGCGCGGTCGAAGCTCAGTCCACGAGGCTCCCGCCTTCCCGTCGACTGGGCTCCAACTGATGCTGACCGGGCCTTTGCGCTCGGTCTGGGGCTGAACCCCACGGACATTGCCCCGCAGTTTGCGGACTTCTGGCGCGCCAAGGCTGGGGCTGGAGGTGTGAAGCTGGATTGGGCAGCCACGTGGCGGGGCTGGTGCCGAAGGGATGCCGAAAAGCGAGGAGGCCCCAAGCCATCCAGTGGCAAACCACAGTCCCCGCTCTCCCAGCAGTTCGAACGGATGCAGCGCCAATACGGCGACAGGACGGTAGCATGACCCAGATTTCGCACTACGCCGGGCAGCGTGTTCCGGCCCTCAGTCACGCCCTGCTTGGGGCCATCGACACCCGCGCCGTTGAGTGTGTTGGCCCGCCCGAAACCGAGCAGGAGCGCCGGGACCGCCTGCGCCGTGGCGATGCCGCACCGGGGTTGGTGATTTCACTCGGGCCCAAGCCGCAGCCGTCTGGCGCCGTGGTGGCCGAGGCCAAGCGCATCCTGCCCGACCTTGAGCGGGCCATGGAGGCCATGCCGCATGCCCGGCTGGGCGTGGAGGTGGACCGGTTTCTCGACATGCTGAACGCTGCCGTGGTCAACCCGCAGGACGAGCAGGCGCTCCAGATGCGCAAGATGGCCGTGGCCATGGCTTGCGAGGGAATGCCCGCCATCGTGTGGACGCCCGACACGCTGAGGCTGGCCGTGCGGCGGTTCAAGTTTTTCCCGGCTGCCGCCGAGTTCGTGGAGTTCATGGAGGACCAACTTGCCCCGCTTCGCTCCCGGCTGGCCGGTGTGCGGATGGTATCCCGCTGCACGGCCCGTGAGGAGCCTGTCCGCGAGCCGAAAACGCCAGAGGCCCGTGAGGCTGTACGGAAGAAGGTCGCTGAGGCAACCGCTCGTTTGCATGCCCAGACGGCCGAGGATGAGCGCATTCGGAAGTTTGGAGCATGGATGCCGGATGGTGCCGAAGGGCTGACCGGTCGCGCCCTCGCCGCTGCCCTCAAGCGGGAACTGCCAGGGCTGTCGGGGGAACTGCTGATCGTGACGCGGCAGAGGATCGAAGTTTTGGAGCGCGCCGCGTCTTTGGCTGCTGCCATGGGCTTCAATTCACCCAAAGAGCCGCGAGGTTTGGTGGAGAGTGTATGGAAAGCCATTTCTCGGTAAATCTATATGTCTGGATATTAGGGTGCGCTGTGCGGGCAACGTGGAGAGTTTTTGAGGTGTGTCGGAGTTGTCATGGGCATTATGGATTGGGGGCTGGCTCCTGGGACAGAGGGCCAGCCATTAATCTATTTTCTCAAGTTTAAGCCCCACCACAGTCATGTTCTGAGTTTGATAAAGTCCAGGAGCGTCCTGTTCTAAAATTTGTTGTTGTGTAAACTTTCCCTCTACTGTCCCCTGCGGGGCAATTGGCGGGGACAGATGCCAAGCACATCATAATCTTGTCGCCTGCTTGAGAGGAATCAACATCAGGGATTTGGTCATAAGAAACTTGGTAGCCGCCATTTACAAAACTGATTGCTGAACCTGAATCTGGGATAGGTTTTCCTCCTGCTTCCTGCAGGCGAGTTTCAACAGACTTTACATGGGTGAAAACGCAAGTGCCAATCTGATCAGGCAGATCGGTTGCTGGGGCGGCGTGGGCGGTGACTGTTAAAAAAGAAAAAAAAGAAGAGCATGAGAGTAGTAGTTTTTTCAACAAAACCTCCTGTTAATTTTATTCTACCAGATGAAG
It includes:
- a CDS encoding DUF1376 domain-containing protein, which gives rise to MTGLPAPLTPPDCDLRGYDFMPFYGMRYFRSSSYMQAAAKNPRAGMAAMKLWWEAWSQVPCGSLPDDDIELGMLADFGTDQKGWAKAKEIALRGFVKCSDGRLYHKELCEIALDKFDLRLKSDEKRESDRERLKAWRAKQKDGGKQANIETHPETQNETNDETVSETQDETRFVAGKRVESREIISSLRSDTPCGPPARSKLSPRGSRLPVDWAPTDADRAFALGLGLNPTDIAPQFADFWRAKAGAGGVKLDWAATWRGWCRRDAEKRGGPKPSSGKPQSPLSQQFERMQRQYGDRTVA